A single region of the Coriobacteriia bacterium genome encodes:
- a CDS encoding VanZ family protein gives MTLTPPWESPFLYALVYSPFLVLGLARRHDWRSFLLGQLLVVYILVLLGIVFTPLALTAHSLFQGEPTDPNLIPLHTIAALLQDLPPSAPSLTLLAKKLLLFFPLGLLLPATSRDSVTWPRVLTIGAACVIGAEVTQYVLLIGGRTYGKGADVDDVVLGLAGIALGFVVWLRLGPLRAGGNEPTS, from the coding sequence ATGACACTCACACCTCCCTGGGAATCACCATTCCTCTATGCGCTGGTGTATTCTCCATTCCTTGTCCTAGGCCTGGCACGACGCCACGACTGGCGGTCATTCCTGCTGGGGCAGCTGCTCGTTGTCTACATACTGGTCCTCCTCGGCATCGTGTTCACGCCTCTTGCCCTAACCGCACATAGCCTGTTCCAAGGAGAGCCGACAGACCCGAACTTGATTCCGCTGCACACGATAGCGGCTCTCCTTCAGGACCTACCTCCGTCCGCGCCATCGCTTACGCTTCTTGCGAAGAAGCTGCTGCTGTTCTTCCCGTTGGGATTGCTGCTACCAGCTACTTCGCGTGATAGTGTCACGTGGCCGCGTGTCTTGACCATCGGTGCCGCATGCGTGATAGGAGCAGAAGTGACGCAGTACGTCTTGCTGATTGGTGGGCGAACGTATGGGAAGGGTGCTGACGTTGACGATGTTGTGCTCGGACTCGCCGGCATCGCGCTCGGCTTTGTGGTGTGGTTGAGGCTGGGTCCTTTGCGAGCTGGAGGGAATGAGCCGACTAGCTAG
- a CDS encoding RHS repeat protein — protein sequence MRGRTLATSTLRFMLSAVLALGPVFANAAPALASRAESGAGEGGSSAAAAEPEVLRELVENRTETSREFLLDNGMIRAEYFAAPIHYRNPATGEFEPVDATLAGARVAGRRVATNKANSFSVQLPDVLTGDWVSIEKGRAKVSLRPAPAGRAGEAEPATATVVARSTEATERVYPNAFAGADLAYESRADGLKETIVVHEPDSGSVFGFDLRLEGLTPRSEADGSISLLASAETTPVFTIPAPYMYDSSETTEGGMPDFGPVRYELSGSAPVWQLDVVCDKEWLSAPERVYPVMIDPSVVTESATPLDTYVSSRGGYQNTNYSSHIYVWTNNHDPAEYWTEYGLVQPGSTLVSDMAAKKADGYKVVASRLRYLVYSVKGAGYVLARRCTTSVNIGTVTWNTRPNFTNTGASPYEYCGTGWKQFDVTEIVRYWQDNSLSASYCTVHLAITDGGHVSFRSDNYSSGRPSFAIDYAPTPVVTRTSPTSGNVTSLPKARWTYSEAQGNPQVEYQVEVALSPGGAPVATTSGTGTATECNLPTPSGGWVVGTTYYVRMRAASSPSTQVPRLWSAWTSAGDFTPALPPPPTVTRTSPTSGDVTSLPNAAWTYSSSLPQLQYQIEVALSPGGAPIATSSGTGTATQCNLPAPPSGWEVATTYYARMRAAGDHTGTFATSPVWSSWTSWGSFRLTQPVVTLTSPTSGSVTALPGASWTYSGPDAQVAYQAEVALTAGGTPITTTSGTGTATECSLPTPPGGWVSGTTYHVRVRAGSSPFGATVWSTWSASGSFTPTLPSPPPAVLATATAGDDWFSEADTNGDGLNDVKNDSASEGRGHVDLAWDPCAGADGYSVYLFDGNTYRKVGDTDSQSWSSAGAHFFPTDTQIAALADGTTANPFRSGDGVGLRDDPRPLYAKTAGESMDATAAYAFRVVPYNEFGEAAVAGAPEALVRLDDRTIGVNDEQRLVTATMVDDMLGHHAEAVLNRAAATLSITDLSIASWGPPAALSRFYDSTALAASTFGPGWRFNFEQAIETSTTTFVDERGERHRFYLRDGTYHGPDGFVADLTREFVGAELGYRLSFKGGDSVLFDAAGRLVADSDHNGNTVVYDRSVSGELSIWAANGQRIVVVFDGERIASATYATSDGTRTVTYSYAPATATAHYFPGTEDDHEIVYTYGSGEGDAGRLRLITMPDYVGDAQPHFDYFNIGQSLAATWGLDYYWTGQLRSWVPPSYYGFFSPGADGWVSYSGRSAVFYIDGQNGANPPEDGARYTWNPTGTVASRTNPENTGTWTYTYDSSGNVVGERWPEGNVLSRTYDARGNVLAETDGQGRTTRYGYENDRVVEETSPRGAKTYYTYTSGNLIREERVLNAAGDRAVTEYSHNASGTVTQQRVKIDPTTWAVTDYSDFALNGEAQTTTHRDVELSVGGPVTDLVSARSYDAFGNQLSEKDASGRWVTKRSVYTISGRLRSSEVVTGTVMHHSYYRAGWTYETSTTAGSEVANRTWAVRDARGRTFYQGVLDAQGDIGPMEQVDTYPSGNPWRITYYRDDRASWEDANERFTYDYSGRLTSSRSRDLDHIEQNKLRLTYDAEGRETLRIEPGNTVGTSTTYSPTGDVLRVDEPDGTWVTYAYDADGNRISETRPAGDGEVTKRFIYDLGGRLVESVDEKGAATTYTYDLAGHQVAAGIGGAGGSTRVLNTAGWELSRTDADGLTTKTAYDGAGRTTRTDVAGKVTEFDYDGAGRLTTQTGPDGAAHHDYDAFLRATRTWHTRGQEIIKDVRTRYDEYSRVLETSETVGAVAKHLVYRSESSGNTERLQHASISYFGASSEIAYSTRGLEANRQVSSGTLGFTCTVGIRDAQGRPTRTTIAGLPAASTAYDAAGRMTAQTGLGWAGAGALYTYGAAGRKTAESLVLAYPDTTFTGAYGYTGEGRLNSATIDGATTTYAHDASGSLSQYRRAGEATTTLAYDAAGRLSQTGTTTFGYDRATGVRTSQRASGETSVTFTFTGADRLRHYSDPNRAMEATYAYDAQGQRISAVVTEGSLTTTLRYTYDGLSLLRLDAARSDESTYSLTYFYDEAARPIAGIYEASDAAPTLFYLITTDRGDVVELLDSNGAPFATYRYDAWGNPIAAGTRTRTTTEITSAALAAAIAFRQVLRYAGYCYDGGTGLYYLSARYYDPATYQFLSKDPAKDDGEESAYQYCGGNPVGGVDPTGLYSQKGFSFTSTVGAWRKYSGPHVYMRITNVRTYARDFSVMLEKKRWWGAQSMGGFNRIPAGGGSRHYLQWNNVGGGTYRFRYSTSWGYYYNGGKSVGKYSVRMDVEFGSKR from the coding sequence ATGAGGGGGAGGACTCTCGCAACATCCACGTTACGGTTCATGCTCTCGGCCGTTCTCGCGCTGGGGCCGGTGTTCGCGAACGCGGCACCGGCCCTTGCTTCTCGGGCCGAAAGCGGCGCCGGCGAAGGCGGTTCGAGCGCGGCAGCAGCGGAGCCTGAGGTCCTCCGCGAGCTCGTCGAGAACCGCACCGAGACCAGCCGCGAGTTCCTGCTCGACAACGGGATGATCCGCGCCGAGTACTTCGCGGCCCCCATCCACTACCGCAACCCCGCCACCGGCGAGTTCGAGCCGGTCGATGCGACGCTTGCCGGCGCCAGGGTCGCCGGGCGGCGCGTCGCGACGAACAAGGCGAACAGCTTCTCCGTCCAGCTGCCCGACGTGCTCACCGGCGATTGGGTGAGCATCGAGAAGGGGCGCGCGAAGGTGTCCCTGCGCCCGGCGCCGGCCGGCCGGGCGGGGGAGGCGGAACCGGCCACCGCCACAGTGGTCGCCCGCTCGACCGAAGCGACCGAGCGCGTCTATCCGAACGCCTTCGCGGGTGCGGATCTGGCCTACGAGTCGCGCGCCGACGGCCTCAAAGAGACGATCGTGGTGCACGAGCCCGACTCCGGCAGCGTCTTCGGCTTCGACCTGCGTCTCGAGGGACTCACGCCGCGCTCTGAGGCCGACGGCTCGATCTCGCTTCTCGCCTCTGCCGAGACGACGCCTGTCTTCACCATCCCGGCTCCCTACATGTACGACTCGTCCGAGACGACCGAGGGCGGGATGCCCGACTTCGGCCCGGTCCGCTACGAGCTCTCGGGCTCGGCACCTGTCTGGCAGCTCGATGTCGTCTGTGACAAGGAGTGGCTCTCCGCTCCAGAGCGCGTCTATCCGGTCATGATCGACCCCTCTGTCGTGACGGAGTCGGCAACACCGCTCGACACCTACGTGTCCAGCCGCGGCGGCTACCAGAACACCAACTACTCGAGCCACATCTACGTGTGGACGAACAACCACGACCCGGCCGAGTACTGGACCGAGTACGGGCTCGTGCAACCCGGCTCCACGCTGGTCTCTGACATGGCCGCAAAGAAGGCAGACGGCTACAAGGTGGTCGCCTCGCGCTTGAGGTACTTGGTCTACAGCGTCAAGGGGGCCGGCTATGTCCTCGCACGGCGATGCACCACGTCGGTCAACATCGGCACGGTGACGTGGAACACCCGCCCGAACTTCACGAACACCGGTGCGAGCCCGTACGAGTACTGCGGCACGGGCTGGAAGCAATTCGACGTAACGGAGATCGTTCGCTACTGGCAGGACAACTCCCTCTCCGCGAGCTACTGCACGGTCCACCTGGCGATAACGGACGGAGGTCACGTCTCCTTCCGCTCCGACAACTACAGCAGCGGTCGCCCCTCGTTCGCGATCGACTACGCGCCGACACCGGTCGTTACCCGTACCTCCCCCACGAGCGGGAACGTGACGAGCCTCCCGAAGGCACGCTGGACCTACTCAGAGGCCCAGGGCAACCCTCAAGTCGAATACCAGGTCGAAGTCGCGCTCTCTCCCGGCGGCGCCCCGGTCGCGACGACCTCCGGCACGGGCACGGCAACAGAGTGCAACCTGCCGACCCCATCGGGAGGCTGGGTGGTCGGCACGACCTACTACGTGCGCATGCGCGCCGCCAGCTCTCCGTCCACCCAGGTGCCGCGCCTGTGGTCGGCCTGGACGTCGGCCGGCGACTTCACGCCGGCGCTGCCGCCGCCGCCCACGGTGACGCGCACCTCGCCGACGAGCGGCGACGTGACTTCCCTGCCGAATGCGGCCTGGACGTACTCCAGCTCCCTGCCGCAACTGCAGTACCAGATCGAGGTTGCGCTCTCTCCCGGCGGCGCGCCGATCGCGACTAGCTCGGGCACAGGTACCGCCACTCAGTGCAATCTCCCTGCACCCCCTTCCGGCTGGGAGGTCGCCACCACCTACTACGCGCGGATGAGGGCGGCGGGCGATCACACCGGGACGTTCGCCACATCCCCGGTGTGGTCGTCCTGGACGTCCTGGGGCAGCTTCCGTCTCACACAGCCGGTCGTGACGCTCACCTCGCCAACCAGCGGTTCCGTCACGGCGCTGCCGGGCGCCAGCTGGACGTACTCCGGCCCGGATGCACAAGTCGCATACCAGGCCGAAGTCGCGCTCACGGCCGGCGGAACCCCGATTACAACGACTTCCGGCACGGGCACGGCAACAGAGTGCAGTCTGCCTACTCCCCCGGGCGGCTGGGTCTCCGGCACGACCTACCACGTCCGGGTCCGAGCCGGGAGCAGCCCCTTCGGGGCGACAGTGTGGAGCACGTGGTCCGCATCCGGGAGCTTCACGCCCACGCTCCCGTCGCCCCCCCCGGCGGTCCTGGCTACCGCAACGGCAGGGGATGACTGGTTCAGCGAAGCCGACACGAACGGCGACGGCCTCAACGACGTGAAGAACGACAGCGCCAGCGAAGGCAGGGGCCACGTCGATCTCGCCTGGGACCCGTGCGCCGGAGCGGATGGCTACAGCGTCTACCTCTTCGATGGCAACACATACCGAAAGGTCGGCGACACCGACTCTCAGTCCTGGTCGAGCGCCGGCGCGCACTTCTTCCCGACGGATACGCAGATCGCCGCTCTGGCCGACGGCACCACGGCGAACCCGTTCAGGAGCGGTGACGGCGTGGGCCTGCGCGACGATCCTCGGCCACTCTACGCCAAGACCGCGGGCGAGAGCATGGACGCGACAGCCGCCTACGCGTTTCGCGTCGTGCCCTACAACGAGTTCGGGGAAGCGGCTGTCGCGGGTGCGCCTGAGGCGCTCGTGCGTCTGGACGACCGCACGATCGGCGTGAACGACGAGCAGCGGCTCGTGACCGCCACGATGGTCGACGACATGCTCGGCCACCACGCCGAAGCGGTTCTCAACCGGGCGGCGGCGACCCTTTCGATCACGGACCTCTCGATCGCCTCCTGGGGTCCTCCCGCCGCACTCAGCCGCTTCTACGACTCGACCGCCCTTGCCGCGAGCACCTTCGGCCCCGGGTGGCGCTTCAACTTCGAGCAGGCCATCGAGACCTCGACGACGACCTTCGTCGACGAGCGCGGGGAGCGGCACCGGTTCTACCTGCGAGACGGCACCTACCACGGGCCCGACGGCTTCGTAGCCGACCTCACCCGCGAGTTCGTCGGGGCCGAGCTGGGCTACCGCCTCAGCTTCAAGGGTGGCGATTCGGTGCTCTTCGATGCCGCCGGGCGACTCGTGGCCGACTCCGACCACAACGGCAACACTGTCGTCTACGACAGATCAGTCTCAGGCGAGCTTTCCATCTGGGCAGCCAACGGCCAGCGGATCGTCGTGGTCTTCGACGGGGAGAGGATCGCTTCCGCCACCTACGCTACGTCCGATGGCACGCGCACCGTCACGTACTCCTACGCCCCGGCCACAGCGACCGCCCACTACTTCCCCGGCACCGAAGACGACCACGAGATCGTCTACACGTACGGATCGGGAGAAGGCGATGCAGGCCGGCTGCGACTCATCACCATGCCGGACTACGTCGGAGACGCGCAGCCGCACTTCGACTACTTCAACATCGGTCAGAGCCTGGCGGCCACCTGGGGGCTCGACTACTACTGGACGGGCCAGCTGCGCTCCTGGGTTCCGCCGAGCTACTACGGCTTCTTCTCGCCGGGGGCGGACGGCTGGGTCTCGTACTCGGGGCGGTCGGCCGTCTTCTACATCGACGGGCAGAACGGGGCCAACCCGCCAGAAGACGGCGCGCGCTACACCTGGAACCCGACCGGGACCGTGGCATCGCGCACGAACCCTGAGAACACCGGGACCTGGACGTATACCTACGATTCCTCCGGCAACGTCGTGGGTGAGCGCTGGCCGGAGGGCAACGTTCTCTCCCGCACCTACGATGCTCGGGGCAACGTGCTCGCCGAGACCGACGGGCAAGGCAGGACGACACGCTACGGCTACGAGAACGACCGCGTGGTCGAAGAGACCTCGCCGCGCGGCGCCAAGACCTACTACACGTACACATCCGGCAACCTCATTCGCGAAGAGCGCGTGCTCAACGCGGCCGGCGATCGTGCGGTCACGGAGTACAGCCACAACGCGTCGGGGACGGTGACCCAGCAGCGCGTCAAGATCGACCCGACCACCTGGGCGGTGACCGACTACTCCGACTTCGCCCTGAACGGGGAAGCGCAGACCACCACCCACCGAGACGTCGAGCTCTCTGTCGGCGGGCCGGTGACGGACCTGGTGAGCGCGAGGAGCTATGACGCGTTCGGCAACCAGCTCTCGGAGAAGGATGCCTCGGGGCGCTGGGTGACCAAGCGCAGCGTCTACACGATCTCCGGACGACTGCGCTCCTCGGAGGTCGTGACCGGCACGGTCATGCACCACTCCTACTATCGTGCGGGCTGGACGTACGAGACGAGCACGACCGCGGGGAGCGAGGTCGCGAACCGCACCTGGGCGGTACGCGACGCTAGGGGGCGGACCTTCTATCAGGGAGTCCTCGACGCGCAAGGCGACATCGGGCCCATGGAGCAGGTCGACACCTACCCCTCCGGGAATCCGTGGCGCATCACCTACTACCGTGACGACAGGGCCAGCTGGGAGGATGCCAACGAGCGCTTCACCTACGACTACTCGGGGCGCCTCACCTCCTCGCGCAGCCGCGACCTGGACCACATCGAGCAGAACAAGCTGCGGCTGACCTACGATGCCGAGGGCCGCGAGACACTGCGGATCGAGCCGGGGAACACCGTCGGCACATCCACGACCTACTCGCCGACCGGAGACGTGTTGCGCGTCGACGAGCCGGACGGGACGTGGGTGACGTATGCCTACGACGCAGACGGCAACCGGATCTCTGAGACGCGCCCTGCGGGCGACGGCGAGGTGACCAAGCGCTTCATCTACGACCTCGGCGGGCGCCTGGTCGAGTCGGTCGACGAGAAGGGCGCTGCCACGACGTACACGTACGACCTGGCGGGACACCAGGTCGCAGCGGGCATCGGCGGGGCAGGCGGCTCGACGCGTGTGCTCAACACAGCCGGCTGGGAGCTCTCGCGAACGGATGCCGACGGGCTCACCACGAAGACTGCCTATGACGGCGCGGGGCGTACGACGCGAACCGACGTCGCCGGCAAGGTGACGGAGTTCGACTATGACGGCGCCGGCCGCCTGACGACCCAGACGGGACCGGACGGGGCCGCCCATCACGACTACGACGCCTTCTTGCGGGCCACCCGCACGTGGCACACGCGAGGCCAGGAGATCATCAAGGACGTCCGCACGCGCTACGACGAGTACTCGCGGGTGCTCGAGACCTCCGAGACCGTAGGCGCCGTTGCCAAGCACCTGGTCTACCGCTCGGAGTCCTCCGGCAACACCGAGCGACTCCAGCACGCGAGCATCTCGTACTTCGGGGCGAGTAGTGAGATCGCCTACAGCACCCGCGGGCTCGAGGCGAACCGCCAGGTGAGTAGCGGGACTCTCGGCTTCACGTGCACCGTCGGCATCCGCGATGCGCAGGGCCGCCCGACACGAACGACGATCGCCGGCCTGCCGGCTGCCAGCACTGCCTACGACGCTGCGGGCAGGATGACCGCCCAGACCGGGCTGGGCTGGGCGGGTGCAGGGGCGCTCTACACGTACGGCGCGGCCGGGCGCAAGACCGCCGAGTCGCTTGTGCTCGCGTATCCCGACACCACCTTCACGGGCGCGTACGGCTACACCGGCGAGGGCCGGCTCAACTCGGCGACCATCGACGGGGCGACGACGACGTATGCGCATGACGCCTCCGGCTCGCTCTCTCAGTACCGAAGGGCCGGCGAGGCCACGACGACGCTTGCCTACGATGCGGCCGGCAGGCTCTCCCAGACGGGCACGACGACCTTCGGCTACGACCGGGCCACCGGTGTGAGGACATCCCAGCGCGCAAGCGGCGAGACGAGTGTGACCTTCACGTTCACGGGCGCAGATCGGCTTCGGCACTACAGCGACCCGAACCGCGCAATGGAGGCGACGTATGCCTACGACGCGCAAGGTCAGCGGATCTCGGCGGTCGTGACGGAAGGTAGCCTCACCACGACGCTTCGCTACACCTACGACGGCCTGTCGCTGCTGCGGCTCGACGCGGCGCGCTCGGACGAGAGCACGTACTCGCTGACCTACTTCTACGACGAGGCCGCCAGGCCGATCGCCGGCATCTACGAGGCCAGCGACGCCGCTCCCACGCTCTTCTACCTGATCACCACCGACCGAGGAGACGTCGTCGAGCTGCTCGATTCGAACGGAGCGCCCTTCGCGACGTACCGCTACGACGCTTGGGGCAACCCGATTGCGGCCGGGACGCGGACGCGCACGACCACTGAGATCACCTCGGCCGCACTTGCTGCCGCGATAGCGTTTCGGCAGGTCCTTCGCTACGCGGGCTACTGCTACGATGGCGGCACGGGGCTGTACTACCTCTCGGCCCGCTACTACGACCCGGCGACCTACCAGTTCCTGAGCAAGGACCCGGCGAAAGACGACGGCGAGGAGAGCGCCTACCAGTACTGCGGCGGGAATCCGGTAGGGGGGGTCGATCCCACTGGGTTGTACTCACAGAAGGGCTTCAGTTTCACGTCAACTGTGGGTGCTTGGCGCAAGTACTCCGGGCCACACGTTTACATGCGTATTACAAATGTGCGCACGTACGCTCGCGACTTCAGCGTTATGCTGGAGAAGAAGCGATGGTGGGGTGCCCAATCCATGGGTGGATTCAATCGTATACCTGCTGGTGGAGGCTCGAGGCACTATCTGCAGTGGAATAATGTTGGCGGTGGAACGTATCGCTTCCGGTATTCCACCAGCTGGGGTTACTATTACAATGGTGGTAAGAGTGTGGGCAAGTACTCAGTCAGAATGGATGTTGAGTTCGGTAGCAAACGGTGA
- a CDS encoding amidohydrolase family protein → MTRITPAPATRPGDVVDGHVHLFAQGLFEEYVEKHPDVDPRFTRAVRERRFGRRGDSLPGLTPGEMAEDFVRRLSGAGVAKAVVVSVVPDSQWTRDFLVAARGHVHALANLDPRSPEAPGLLERETAAGFRGVKLLPVNRCYHLSDPACRPFFERAAELGAAVTIHYGVTVDPSGDLRYASPLDLSPVARDFPEITFVIAHFGAGWLDDVLRLAYQCRNVCVDSSGTNNWMDFVPEELTLADVFRRTLTALGPERVLFGTDSGTMRPYRAWIKHQQVRTLQELGLPARGLDLVLRGNAVRIFRLDEPLVP, encoded by the coding sequence ATGACCCGGATCACGCCGGCTCCTGCGACGCGCCCCGGCGACGTCGTCGACGGTCATGTCCACCTCTTCGCGCAGGGGCTCTTCGAGGAGTACGTCGAGAAGCACCCCGACGTGGACCCGCGCTTCACGCGTGCCGTGCGCGAGCGCAGGTTCGGGCGGCGCGGGGACAGTCTGCCCGGGCTCACGCCCGGGGAGATGGCCGAGGACTTCGTCCGGCGGCTGTCCGGCGCGGGCGTCGCCAAGGCCGTGGTCGTGTCCGTCGTGCCGGACTCGCAGTGGACGCGCGACTTCCTCGTCGCGGCGCGCGGCCACGTGCACGCGCTGGCCAACCTCGACCCCCGCTCGCCGGAGGCCCCTGGGCTGCTGGAGCGCGAGACGGCGGCCGGTTTCCGCGGCGTCAAGCTGCTGCCCGTCAACCGCTGCTACCACCTGTCCGACCCCGCGTGCCGCCCGTTCTTCGAGCGAGCCGCCGAGCTGGGAGCCGCCGTCACGATCCACTACGGCGTGACCGTCGACCCCAGCGGCGACCTTCGCTACGCCAGTCCGCTGGACCTCTCGCCGGTAGCGCGCGACTTCCCCGAGATCACGTTCGTGATCGCGCACTTCGGCGCGGGCTGGCTGGACGACGTTCTCCGGCTGGCCTACCAGTGCCGCAACGTCTGCGTGGACTCCTCGGGCACGAACAACTGGATGGACTTCGTCCCGGAGGAGCTGACGCTGGCGGACGTCTTCCGCCGCACGCTCACGGCCCTCGGTCCGGAGCGCGTGCTCTTCGGCACCGACTCGGGGACCATGCGGCCCTACCGCGCCTGGATCAAGCACCAGCAGGTCCGCACGCTGCAGGAGCTCGGCCTGCCGGCGCGCGGCCTGGACCTCGTGCTGCGGGGTAACGCCGTGCGCATCTTCCGCCTGGACGAGCCGCTCGTGCCGTAG
- a CDS encoding PspC domain-containing protein: protein MRRVWSVGREISGPIALIILGAAILYYSRRGGFRAPARGQRLYRSRDQKMVAGVMGGLASYLGTDPTVLRLVTVAVAIFTPLPVVLAYIVAAIIVPLEPEAGAPRAPAAPPTRPPG, encoded by the coding sequence ATGCGCCGCGTATGGAGCGTCGGCCGCGAGATCTCCGGGCCGATCGCCCTGATCATCCTGGGCGCGGCCATCCTCTACTACTCCCGTCGCGGCGGCTTTCGCGCGCCTGCCCGGGGGCAGCGGCTCTACCGCTCCCGCGACCAGAAGATGGTCGCGGGAGTCATGGGCGGCCTCGCATCCTACCTCGGCACGGACCCCACGGTGTTGCGCCTCGTCACGGTGGCGGTCGCGATCTTCACGCCCCTGCCCGTCGTGCTGGCCTACATCGTGGCGGCGATCATCGTGCCGCTCGAACCGGAGGCCGGAGCGCCGCGGGCGCCCGCCGCGCCCCCGACACGCCCGCCGGGATAG
- a CDS encoding PspC domain-containing protein: MDRTLYRSRGDRVIAGVAGGLGEYLGVDPVLIRVGIVLLALVGNLAVVAAYIVMAIVVPEEPAAGERPAGAETEVRMAEERMGPGDMPEPGDFGRPPAPDPFKSAPPPAPPPRGSQGPQPEGPTRRGGTTAGLVLIALGVVFLLQRFIGFDILGLWPLILIAAGIWIMFRRRR, from the coding sequence ATGGATCGGACGCTTTACCGGAGCCGCGGCGACAGGGTGATCGCCGGGGTGGCGGGCGGCCTCGGCGAGTACCTGGGGGTGGACCCGGTGCTGATCCGCGTCGGCATCGTCCTGCTGGCGCTGGTCGGCAACCTCGCCGTGGTCGCGGCGTACATCGTCATGGCCATCGTGGTGCCCGAGGAGCCCGCCGCAGGCGAGCGCCCCGCGGGCGCGGAGACGGAGGTCCGCATGGCCGAGGAGAGGATGGGCCCGGGCGACATGCCCGAGCCGGGCGACTTCGGGCGGCCGCCGGCCCCCGACCCGTTCAAGAGCGCGCCCCCGCCGGCGCCGCCACCCCGCGGCTCGCAGGGACCGCAGCCGGAAGGCCCAACGAGACGGGGAGGGACCACGGCCGGCCTCGTGCTCATCGCGCTGGGCGTCGTCTTCCTGCTCCAGCGCTTCATCGGCTTCGACATCCTCGGGCTGTGGCCGCTCATCCTGATAGCCGCCGGCATCTGGATCATGTTCCGGCGGAGGAGGTAG
- a CDS encoding HlyC/CorC family transporter, translating to MSAYVGEVLLILGLIVLNGYFAAAEIALISARRAQLKDAASKGSRGAGVALGLTEDPSKMLASIQIGITLVGFLASATAAVSLARPLAGRLRALGIPYVSDIAGGLAVVLVTLLISYLTLVLGELAPKRLGLQKADAVAQRVARSIDLVSRVAAPLTWLLARSTDVVARLLGVTPGEGRPGVSEEEIKLLVTEQGTLLEEEKRMIHEIFELGDTVAREIMVPRVDMMMLEDTTTVAEAVDAFRASGFSRLPVFHEDQDTIVGVVLLKDLVGPVAAGEMDEPAASHVRPPLFVPETKRILELLSDMQTLRNHMAIVVDEYGGTAGLLTIEDIVEEVIGEIADEFDIERRVITQLGTEEWVIDARLSVEEAGESLGLPVPESEEYETVAGWVLAELGHIPVPGESVRAGDFLFEVQSVRRRRISRLRVRRVGPEPPPRRGGGAEAPSPG from the coding sequence ATGAGCGCATACGTCGGCGAGGTCCTGCTCATCCTGGGCCTGATCGTTCTGAACGGCTACTTCGCGGCAGCGGAGATCGCGCTCATCAGCGCGCGGCGCGCGCAGCTGAAAGACGCCGCGTCCAAGGGCTCGCGCGGCGCGGGCGTCGCTCTGGGGCTGACCGAGGACCCGTCCAAGATGCTCGCGTCGATCCAGATCGGCATCACGCTGGTGGGCTTCCTGGCATCGGCGACCGCAGCGGTCAGCCTGGCGCGCCCGCTCGCCGGCCGGCTGCGGGCGCTGGGCATCCCGTACGTCAGCGACATCGCGGGCGGTCTGGCCGTCGTGCTGGTCACCCTGCTCATCTCGTACCTCACGCTCGTGCTCGGCGAGCTGGCGCCGAAGCGCCTCGGGCTCCAGAAGGCCGACGCCGTCGCGCAGCGCGTCGCCCGCTCCATCGACCTGGTCTCGCGCGTCGCGGCGCCCCTCACCTGGCTGCTGGCCCGCTCGACCGACGTCGTCGCGCGCCTCCTCGGCGTCACACCCGGGGAAGGCAGACCCGGCGTCTCCGAGGAGGAGATCAAGCTGCTCGTCACCGAGCAGGGCACGCTGCTCGAGGAAGAGAAGCGGATGATCCACGAGATCTTCGAGCTCGGCGACACCGTGGCGCGCGAGATCATGGTCCCGCGCGTCGACATGATGATGCTCGAGGACACGACCACCGTCGCCGAGGCGGTGGATGCCTTCCGCGCCTCGGGCTTCTCGCGGCTGCCCGTCTTCCACGAGGACCAGGACACCATCGTCGGCGTCGTGCTGCTGAAGGACCTCGTGGGACCGGTGGCGGCGGGCGAGATGGACGAGCCGGCCGCCTCGCACGTCCGGCCGCCGCTGTTCGTCCCCGAGACCAAGCGGATCCTCGAGCTCCTGTCCGACATGCAGACGCTGCGCAACCACATGGCCATCGTGGTCGACGAGTACGGCGGCACCGCGGGGCTGTTGACGATCGAGGACATCGTGGAGGAGGTCATCGGCGAGATCGCCGACGAGTTCGACATCGAGCGCCGCGTCATCACCCAGCTCGGCACCGAGGAATGGGTGATCGACGCGCGCCTGTCCGTGGAGGAGGCCGGCGAGAGCCTCGGACTGCCGGTGCCGGAGTCCGAGGAGTACGAGACGGTCGCCGGTTGGGTGCTCGCCGAGCTCGGTCACATCCCGGTGCCCGGGGAGTCCGTCCGTGCCGGCGACTTCCTCTTCGAGGTGCAGTCCGTCCGGAGGCGGCGCATCTCGCGGCTGCGCGTGCGACGGGTAGGACCGGAGCCGCCTCCGCGCCGGGGGGGCGGCGCCGAGGCGCCCTCGCCCGGCTAG